The Biomphalaria glabrata chromosome 13, xgBioGlab47.1, whole genome shotgun sequence sequence attgcagtatttcccgtggctacgcagcccctgctgtgacctacaaattttgccacatccagggcaagcataaccattgtcaaacagtggtcgattaagattttcttttcgcgtctgcctctgcagattttctttggtctcaaatgtgtatccggggctttgaatagaggtaattctttaagtccgtcagttacgctggacagagcggTATCCTGTATggaagacgaatctcagacgaacgcatgccaaaggcagtctttttttggtgagctaaaaaagtATACGACGTTATaccgaaacgcttaaaagaccagtttaggcgccaacttgctttagctGAAATAGAACAGCTgtaggtcaccagcaaaataaacaacaaagtacaaggtatctacaccgctctaggCAATTCAAGTGTTATCAatttatctgtggcattttacgtctcgcgagacgatcttttccctttgcaacttcttgtgtgactaaagaggccaatccttgatacacagctgcgatcacaggttgggcatataaaatcaccaggcgccattgcattttcacccttctttctgcttctgttgtgtatgacatctgcaatctgtgacccttcctttatgctctctctccatgtggatctgtccagtgccacctcttcccagttgccagtgtcgattttgaagagcttcatgtcgcgtttgcatacatccgtataacgtaaaagtgggcgaccagcggctctcctgccttcaattagatcgccatacaggatgtcctgtggaagtcgacctactggcattctacgaacgtggccaagccagccaaggcgtctgctgctgataacagagcggatgtcctggcatcctgctctatgtagcacttcctcatttgttatcttatcttgccaccttattttaaagatccgccttaggcatcggaggtggaagacattcagctttttttcctgccatgagtaggttgaccatgtttcacttccgtacagcaaggtgctcaacacacaggtccggtagactagggctttagtcctgctagtcagcaatatgttttcccagactcttttctgcaaccgtgacatggtggccattgccttggctatcctgttgtttatgtctttatccagtagagtgttgttggatatgatggagccaaggtaacaaaagtgatcaacaatttctagtggttggccattaatgcttacttgaggtgcagtgtttgtgttttggacaagtatcttagtcttgctttgactgatgtttaagccgaacttctggcaagcagcagatagtttgtcaaccatggactgtagctgaatatcagaatcagccacaatagctgcatcatcggcatacaggagttccctgacgagtagcttcctaaccttggtttttgcccgcagccttgatacattaaatagttttccagaggatcttgtatggagaaacacaccttcgtttatgtcgctgtacgcataatgcagtagataggagaagaatatgccaaacagagtaggtgcgagcacacatccctgcttgacaccactgcaaacctcaaaaggtgctgattgggctccattaaatttgacagtacatttagtttcctcgtgaaaacactcaattaacttcagtagtttgggagggcaacctattttcctcaggagtttgaaaaggccacttctgctgaccatgtcaaaagctttagtcagatcgacaaaaacaatgtaaaggggtctgtctctctctctaaatttctcctgcagtagtcgtagagaagatatcatgtctatagtggacctaccactcctgaatccacactgagactctgggtagactctagaagctatcacttgcagcctggatagtgccactctagcaaagattttgcccactatactgaggagagagatacccctatagttgttgcaatcactccgatcccctttgttcttgtatattgtgactatagttgcgtcacgcatgtcctgtgggacatgacctgtttcccaacagcggcagaggagaatatagagttcagggagcaggagtgattcgttgactttcactacttccactgggataccatcactcccaggagattttctattttttaagcagttaattgcttttttgaggtcactaaggctcggaagctcatctaggcattccagtactgggcgacatcgtctactgtattctgtgtggcatagacttcgaggtagtgttctgtccatcgttctagctgcttggtttgatctgtatttttttctcctgatttggatagaaggggggcaggcttagacactgctggacctggggccgctttaatgacatcaaatagagctttgctatttcctgagtggagactgtcttggattctgttgcaggtatccctccaaaagttgttagcacattttctagccatttgttttgcctctttatatagatatatcttatcaatttataaagccttcaaaacacaataactaatcatacattgacacatttaatttcattacttctctttcatagttctataataaatcaatctacagtaagatggtgtgcaaatgtttaattaggtctattgatcctttagaactcgttcttgttggcaaagaaatattttagtatactgcggtaagcctagtgacgtaggcagcgtttttcccgttcacGTCccggaaaattttcattcataaaacattctagccaaaattaatttttcgataatgaggcattttcaaaccgatataacggtcgacctcgagttttcccgatgtggccaatgagttgagaatttttttctcactattatgcacataccgtgaacttttaaagaaaatcgttagagccgttttcgaaataaaatttataaatatatatacatacatacatacatacatacaagaattgctcgctgaAGAGTATAGGATATCCGAACAAGAtaagatactttgaaaagatatattttgagaaatcgGGTAGGGGTGATTTTGGTGACACATCTCACCTTGACGCAGGTAaagtcaaacaaatgaagacaagaccagcccctagcactggtcgttggcgtcatgcgtccGGCGATCATTTCCTTCTGACTGGTCAGTAACTGTGACACCTATCCAGCCCCTCTCTTCTGggcacatttcactccttgcacatactctttcctccaccctttcctctctcacgcgtaagacgataatctgtttctagcactCCTCTTGACATCCATAGGTGTGAATTTATAATCCTTAATCCTTAATTCCGAGAGCGGTCCAAGGTCTACTCTCTTTTCAATCTCTTCGCCCCTACGTCTGTATAATCTCGCGTAGTTTGGAACATTCACTAAACATTTGCCCAGCACACTGACAGACTGACAAAATTTTGCATGAAGGATATTTCTTGGTTTTTGATAGGTTTAGTGCACACCACTCTAAGAAGTTCTGGCGATGTGAACTTAAAAATGAACGTAGAGCTCGTCTACACAGATGCTGTAAACAAAGACCTTGTTCTAAATCAACTAGTTCTAGACCAGCACAGCCATGGAAGTGATGCTGCACAACTTCAGGCTGCCTCTATTTTAACAGCTATTTAAAAGAGTGCTTGTTCTTCCATAGAGATCCCATCTTGTAACCTAAACAGCGCTCTACAGGGAACTTTAGCGGCAGTGCATGCGAAATTGCCAAAGAAAGACGCTTTGCGTAAAGTAATTCAGTGGAGCAGGAATGAAATTCAAGGAGCTCCTCCACAGCCTAAACATAGGTCAACTTAAAATACCTGAACTATATAGTTTCACATGAgctaaaagaaatgtttcttttgtatGACTAGGGAAAAAAGGACAATAAAAGAATTTCACTATTCAGTAGAGAATCAGATGGCAGTTGGAGCAGTCAAATGTGCTTTAGGTGAATGGGACATTCAGAATCTCCCCTTCTATATTCTAACAGATCTACGTTATTATGACAGAAAGGGGTCGTTTTGTACAGTCTGTCCGATATGCACTACTGCATTATACTCCCCTTCCCCCGAAagaaagttttaataactttgacTATTTCATACACTTGAAGTAtggttggctgcctggtctgtAATGTTAGTgatctaacaataataaaataactgCCTTAAACACTACAAATTCTCTTGTTCTGTATATGAAAAATacgtcttaacacaaacactcatacaaaacatatataagtctcattctttttaaagaaataatataataaacgtAGGCTACATAATATCACCAAAACATTTCGCGCAAAATAGTCCCATGCGCCATAATggctgcgccaaaacgaccttcgcgccaaaacggctgcgccaaaacgtcctgatTCGCTCTATCGTATATCACTTTATATGCCTTTATAATACTTTATAGATAGATTCGTATAGATTAATTGATAAGATTGTAACCCTAAAACAAAGAATCTCTCCTCCGCCTTCTCTCTAAATCCGCACACAGTGATGTTGAAGGTATAGGGGGACACTAATGTAAACTATTTCCTCACCGAAACCTATGCGTGTTCGTGTAAGGTTGTAGTTATGTAGAAGTCTATTCCCATCAATCAAATATTCTGGACATAGAACGCAAGGACTGAAGTAGGCAATCCAAGGATTTAGAGAGTTTCTCTTGAGGAGTTCTTAACTAACTAAAGCAGTGATCAATAAAACTAAAGCTTTTACTTGTGCctagagaaaataaaacaaattcacTCCAGGAGAAACAGTAGCGCTTCAATTGTAGCTGTGAGAtctaaacattttattgtcgAACTAACATTCGAGGACAAACGTTGGTCTCAAGAAGTATTTCAATTGGCTATAACGTTTGTGTGTAAAGAAATTGGCAGCAACGTTATGTATCCTCCAATCGACAGGAACGTTTTGTATCCTCCAATCAACGGGAACGTTATGTATCCTCCAATCGACAGGAACGTTATGTATCCTCCAATCAACAGCAACGTTATGTATCCTCCAATCAACAGCAACGTTATGTATCCTCCAATCGACAGGAACGTTATGTATCCTCCAATCGACAGGAACGTTATGTATCCTCCAATCGACAGGAACGTTTTGTATCCTCCAATCGACAGGAACGTTATGTATCCTCCAATCAACGGGAACGTTATGTATCCTCCAATCGACAGGAACGTTTTGTATCCTCCAATCAACGGGAACGTTATGTATCCTCCAATCGACAGGAACGTTATGTATCCTCCAATCAACAGCAACGTTATGTATCCTCCAATCAACAGCAACGTTATGTATCCTCCAATCGACAGGAACGTTATGTATCCTCCAATCGACAGGAACGTTATGTATCCTCCAATCGACAGGAACGTTTTGTATCCTCCAATCGACAGGAACGTTATGTATCCTCCAATCAACGGGAACGTTATGTATCCTCCAATCGACAGGAACGTTATGTATCCTCCAATCGACAGGAACGTTTTGTATCCTCCAATCGACAGGAACGTTATGTATCCTCCAATCAACGGGAACGTTATGTATCCTCCAATCGACAGCAACGTTATGTATCCTCCAATCGACAGGAACGTTATGTATCCTCCAATCGACAGGAACGTTATGTATCCTCCAATCGACAGGATCGTTATGTATCCTACAATCAACAGGAACGTTATGTATCCTCCAATCGACAGGAACGTTATGTATCCTCCAATCAACAGGAACGTTATGTATCCTCCAATCGACAGGAACGTTATGTATCCTCCAATCGACAGCAACGTTATGTATCCTCCAATCGACAGGAACGTTATGTATCCTCCAATCGACAGGAACGTTATGTATCCTCCAATCGACAGGAACGTTATGTATCCCCAATCGACAGGAACGTTTGTATGCTacgaaatataaataaactctCAAGGCGTAGTAACTGATCTTCGTATGGTATCGGCTTTATTGCAATGAGTTGAAAGCCTTAGTGGGAAAGTCTTGTTCCACATGTTGGTGCGCTACAAACAGAAGAAGCTATGAACAGATCATTCTGCAATGTTTCCAACTGAACACAAAGTGACCTTTAGGTGACCTTGTAAAAAACAAATCCTCACTTCCTTCAGTCTAtacaccggatgcaccaaaaaGCTGGCTATTTTTAGATATTCTGCCACAACTGAAAATCTATAATATATCTTCCACTAATTTTATACTGTGATCCGAACCTATATAACTGGCTGAGTGCTTTAGCGATTAGCTTCCGAATCTGTggccctgggttcgaatctaggtgaagactggaattttgcatttcggaatttttagggcgcccctgagtccacccagctctaagtgGTACCTGacaagttggggaaagtaaaggcggtttgccattgtgctggccacatgacaccttgctttTCAAACgttgaccacagaaacagatgaccttagatcgaaaggtctgaaataGGAACAACTTTATTCTGTGATCCTAGCCTATATAACTCCCACTAATTTTATTCTGTGATCCTAGCCTATATAACTCCCACTAACTTTATTCTGTGATCCTAGCCTATATAACTCCCACTAACTTTATTCTGTGATCCTAGCCTATATAACTCCCAATAACTTTATTCTGTGATCCTAGCCTATATAACTCCCAATAACTTTATTCTGTGATCCTAGCCTATATAACTCCCACTAACTTTATTCTGTGATCCTAGCCTATATAACTTGAGATATTCAAGTGTGATGACAAGTGTGTGTTAGATTTCCCCATCGCCTGACTCTGTCCAATTCATTGGGAATGAAAGTATGACATCAAACTACTTCTGTTTCGTTTCTATTTTCATTTACGTTAATTTAGTTTTGTCTCATTCGTGTCAAGGTCAAGGTCAGGGTTTTAAATTGAGcgtttcttttttcattttttggtGTTTCGTTTTGTCAGATCTTTCTTTTTGGTGTTTTACCGTGTCTAGATCGTTTTTTTTCCCACTCTCTCTTCAAATGTTTCTGTGTTAAATCCTGTTTCGCGTATATAACATTtgcccagtggcgtagctaaggagggggatggggggggagaatttgaagatcccccgggcccccacttgaggggtccttcaaatgggtgtccgaaatttgtttgtaaatacataaattaatatatttgattgacaaatagtgtcaactgGTGTCTTTTTtgcaacatttatggattaaatttataacaaagactaaacctagatctaggtctatcattacgttgactttgttgacattttttttttaaattttcccaCACAGATCAgttcgtttttttaaagttagttttacattttaaaatgctaaTCTTTAATAGATTTGTAGCCGATTTATATTCCTTTTAAAAGAGATCAAATGTGTGCTTGCAGCAAGAACTAATAATATATCTctctttgttgccacgaataaaactgcatgatatacagcgaattccaggtatcttgttacctttactaataatagatttaaatgGCGTATTTTAAGGCTACGCTAATTAACGTTGaaacaaaatttacagaatcgagtataacagatccaaaagttattcttaataatgctagaatcgtccattattcgggtttggcttctataatttcagaattaaacttcacactcgagttattatccctctattcatctttcctcaatccaatagAAACATgcttttctaaattaaaaaaatccaaaacAAACCGTTCTTATAGATTGATAAAACAGTGAATTGCAAAGGTgggaaaatgaataaaaaaaacctaAATGTATGTCTTTTCGTAAGAGGAAATTTCACAattatggcatatttatatttgtgaaattaaaaaaatcttattctTTCTATGGGAACTGCCCCCATGCCGAGTTGACCAGAGTGGGGCTACAAAACATCGTGACGCAAAAGTTAAACCCATTAAAACGCAGCCACAATGAGTGGCCGTCTGTCTAGCCTGTGGATACGTCTGTTAGACATAAATCCAaaggcaacatttctgaactgtgataatCACTCTCTCAACCTGGCAGCTTTTCATTCTGCAGAGATAGATCCAACAATTGTCACCTTTTTTGGAACTGTATATGAATATTCTGAATCTGtatactctgaatccttttgcttgcgcacaaaacataaacaaccaacaatgacgtaataccatataatattagcacagaatcttcttcatgcagtggaaaattaagaattttttgcctatctggaattctggtcaaagttcctgcgcccaattaatatagttcagaagaaagtacaaaagtctggactgcacatacgggaagctgctgaagaaattagtaccctttaatgctttctgcaaaatgatgagaaactgacaaaaacccaaatccatcgaaaaagcaaaagaaggtagtgaatactatggattccctgtaatcaaaacaaccagaagaaagaaaagacttgatgggaagttgagttctaatgtagggctgtcaatagaactgcaattcaaaggtgttgcgacagaagtgctggacagattttatatggagatgaagggcatattacaaaggctggaaagaaaatggatacctttgggtttcttgaaccaagacacctgttggatgatgacacgcttatgacaaactgtgttactttttcctgtttgtatgatgaaataaatggcaaatcgcttgttcaatgatgtcattgatgcacgagcccttttcatcaacaaaccagtaatacaatcaccaatagacatattgtgcaaacaggcttcatatgggaattacgtgtgctcaaaccttgcaatctactccgaataccgctaactcaggccacttccattgcgtcatgtgagagatcattctcaaagctcaagttcatcaaaaactatctcaggagcacaatgatggctttaatgtcagtgaagtcccaaatactagaaagtatcgatgtagttgatgttatagatgtctttgctgcacagaatgcacgacgttaATTAAGCGATAtaaattgagatttgtcacttgtgcattatttaactaataaacaacggtattattcattaaa is a genomic window containing:
- the LOC129922550 gene encoding adhesive plaque matrix protein-like, whose translation is MYPPIDRNVLYPPINGNVMYPPIDRNVMYPPINSNVMYPPINSNVMYPPIDRNVMYPPIDRNVMYPPIDRNVLYPPIDRNVMYPPINGNVMYPPIDRNVLYPPINGNVMYPPIDRNVMYPPINSNVMYPPINSNVMYPPIDRNVMYPPIDRNVMYPPIDRNVLYPPIDRNVMYPPINGNVMYPPIDRNVMYPPIDRNVLYPPIDRNVMYPPINGNVMYPPIDSNVMYPPIDRNVMYPPIDRNVMYPPIDRIVMYPTINRNVMYPPIDRNVMYPPINRNVMYPPIDRNVMYPPIDSNVMYPPIDRNVMYPPIDRNVMYPPIDRNVMYPQSTGTFVCYEI